The nucleotide window tccaacaaaattgaattttctattttatgatatttctataattttttaaagattcagtcgaaaaaaaagataaaaccgtCTTCAAAACCGTTTATAACCGAGtaagggaggtaagatgaacgattttaaaagttgaagGAGATATTTTGCCTGATTTTAAAGTAAAAAAACAAACTTTCATGAAAATTGAGGGAGATAATGCAGATTTTTTCCCAACCAACACCGTAACCTCAAGTGTCAAATATCAGACTTAAACCTACAGGTAGGATCCACTCAAAATAAAACCCTACAGGTAGGACCCATGACACGGGGCCCACTTAGTTGCTTATTGCAAGCCACACGCCAACCCAACGCTATTACGCGACGATTAGCCAAACAAATCATCCTCTACTTCATGTAGGCCGCGGGATTCCGAGTCCCAATCCGGCGTCGCCACCGTCGTCTCGCCGGCTACAGGGTCCGGTCCCCGCGATGGAGCCCTCGCCAACCTCCTCCTCTCCGGCTGTGGCGCGCCGGTTGTCGCCGGAGGTGAGGAGGGTGCGGAAGCGGGCGCTGGAGGAGGTGCTGGAGCAGGTCCAGCGGGCGGTTGAGATCCTGCCCGATGCCGACGCTGATCTCGGCGTCTCTCTCTCGGAGGACACCGCAGCAGCTCCTGCCCCGCCGGAGGGCGAGGACCGCAAGGGCGATGTCGGCGTCGATGGAGATGACGTGGCGACGTCGTCGGTTGCGAGTGACTCCGATTACGAGACGGCACAGGTGAGCAGGAGGCGTCTTGTTCCCTCACGAGTTCGTCTGGGGACATCTAGGGTGCCCGGAACTAGGATTTGGATTTCCGAAGAATAAGTCGTTGCAACAGGTGTAACTGAATTGGTAAATTGCGTAATTCAACTTAATTAgctacaattttaagtttgggtAACTACAAATTGAAACTAAACACTTCATAAATATCTGAGGACCTGCGGTGGATTCGTAGTTCGAAATTACTGCAGTACTGTAAATATGTAATCACACTGTTTCTGTGCTGTGGTGAGACTAAATCTGTCGTTAGTAGCTTGTTGGAAGCTGTTGTCCACCTTTGGTATCTATTGTCAGTAGAAAGTATTTGATGCTGATTTATCGTTCAGTTGACTTTGGTGACTACCTTTGTTATCTGCTCTGCCAGTGATGTTATTAGTTAGTTTAGTGCTGGGTCCTGAAACAGAAACAGATATCTGAACGTTCCTGATTGTTGTAATAAATCTTTCCAAGATGTTGCAAGAACAGTATGTTGTTAGTTTAGGCGAAGTCATGTCTGTAGTATGCCAGTATCCTTAATATGTATTTCCAGCTTCCTATCTGGAATGTGGTCTGAACAGTCTCATGGTCATGGCCCTTACAGAAATCTCTTTGGAGTGACAAAGTAGAGACAGAATTTTCCACATGTTTTATTATGTTCTGAAGCTGCCCTACAATTAAAACAACTTGCTTTTACCTAGCAGATGTGTGACCTTCTTAAATCTAAGGTTGGATCGCTCGAGTTCCTTCAAAAGCTCAATGGTATTCAGAAGTCAGTAGATCAGAATGGTGCAGGTAAGCCTCTGCTGGATGAATATATTACTACTATAAAAAGAACATAAGAGATGATAAAATGACTGGCTCAAATTACCTTTGTAGTGGATTAGTTCCTTTCACTCTTTTTTTTTGCGCATATTCACTCTATTTTTCTTGAAATAGTAACCACTGTACTTTGAAAACTTCTCTGTTCTTTGGCACAGTGGAATCTGATACATCATGGGATATAATAAAGTCGGTGGATTTGTGGG belongs to Miscanthus floridulus cultivar M001 chromosome 4, ASM1932011v1, whole genome shotgun sequence and includes:
- the LOC136549915 gene encoding uncharacterized protein, with the protein product MEPSPTSSSPAVARRLSPEVRRVRKRALEEVLEQVQRAVEILPDADADLGVSLSEDTAAAPAPPEGEDRKGDVGVDGDDVATSSVASDSDYETAQMCDLLKSKVGSLEFLQKLNGIQKSVDQNGAVESDTSWDIIKSVDLWEDGDLDDGYVLVKQEDVVDGITSFMAAYLLSLKGTKDMSPDQLQKALRKTFSAEKKKSKIRKAWDGTKVIYNVASWGATAVGVYNNRALLTATTAFRTSCRVISKFL